The following proteins come from a genomic window of Anaerobutyricum hallii:
- a CDS encoding FUSC family protein, with protein sequence MTFYQELQLNQAGSKNLLKKSETVKEKSYHMWVYLVKIAVTMAFCFLFVTIFSILFGNENSIVGVVVLLCLMVFRNADLGIHTGQSTMLLALFFVIMTVCPHLANQFSPVLGMLLNIAALAVLILFGCHNPFMFNQSTLVLGYLLLYGYDVTGKSYQMRLVGMALGAALTCFVFYRNHKNRTYKRNLKDLIQEFDITSSRTKWQICQILCVPIVLCIAELCNMPRAMWAGIAAMSAILPFMEDMHYRVRKRIVGNIAGVICFTVLYFLLPSSIYAYIGILGGIGVGLSAQYGWQAVFNTFGALAIAAETYGLQGAVSLRVIQNVFGVVFALAFCVIFYWFMSKKKESEATVHAE encoded by the coding sequence ATGACATTTTATCAGGAATTGCAGTTAAATCAGGCAGGTTCTAAAAATCTGTTGAAAAAGAGTGAAACAGTGAAAGAAAAATCATATCATATGTGGGTATATCTGGTGAAGATAGCTGTTACAATGGCATTTTGTTTTTTATTTGTTACTATTTTCAGTATCTTATTTGGAAATGAGAATAGTATTGTGGGTGTAGTAGTTTTATTATGCCTTATGGTATTTCGGAATGCGGATCTGGGGATCCACACCGGACAATCTACGATGCTTTTGGCTTTGTTCTTTGTAATTATGACTGTATGTCCGCATTTAGCAAATCAGTTTTCACCGGTATTGGGAATGCTGTTAAATATTGCGGCACTGGCTGTGTTGATTCTGTTCGGATGCCATAATCCATTCATGTTTAATCAATCTACATTGGTTCTTGGGTATCTGCTGCTATATGGTTATGATGTTACGGGAAAAAGCTATCAGATGCGATTAGTCGGAATGGCTTTAGGTGCAGCACTTACCTGCTTCGTATTTTATCGAAATCATAAAAACAGAACTTATAAAAGAAATCTGAAAGATCTGATACAAGAATTTGATATCACTTCTTCCAGAACAAAATGGCAGATATGTCAGATTTTATGCGTACCGATTGTCCTTTGCATTGCAGAACTTTGTAATATGCCACGTGCAATGTGGGCTGGTATTGCGGCCATGTCCGCGATTTTGCCATTTATGGAAGATATGCACTACAGAGTCCGTAAAAGGATTGTCGGAAATATTGCAGGTGTTATATGTTTTACAGTATTATATTTTCTGCTTCCTTCGTCAATCTATGCATATATAGGAATTCTTGGTGGAATCGGTGTAGGACTTTCAGCACAATATGGCTGGCAGGCAGTATTTAACACATTTGGTGCTTTAGCCATTGCTGCAGAGACTTATGGACTACAAGGAGCGGTTAGTCTTAGAGTGATTCAAAATGTTTTTGGTGTTGTGTTTGCATTAGCATTTTGTGTTATATTTTATTGGTTTATGTCAAAAAAAAAGGAAAGTGAGGCGACCGTACATGCAGAGTGA
- a CDS encoding GNAT family N-acetyltransferase produces MQIIKLTNEYKEEVFRMMKVFYASSAVIHKSSDAILTQDIDDCISDNPFIEGYVLKENDSVIGYSMISKNYTTEYGGLCIWIEDLYFKEKARGKGYASVYFKFLEDTYREAVRFKLQVEMENTSAIEAYHKSGYGMSEYRLMTKEMDKN; encoded by the coding sequence ATGCAAATCATTAAATTAACAAACGAATACAAAGAGGAAGTATTTCGCATGATGAAAGTATTTTACGCTTCCTCTGCGGTCATTCATAAATCGTCTGATGCAATTCTTACGCAAGATATCGACGATTGCATATCGGATAATCCCTTCATAGAGGGGTATGTATTGAAAGAAAATGATTCTGTGATTGGATATTCCATGATTTCCAAGAATTACACCACGGAATATGGCGGTCTCTGCATCTGGATAGAAGATCTTTACTTTAAGGAAAAGGCAAGAGGAAAGGGATATGCCTCCGTATATTTCAAGTTTCTTGAAGACACATACCGGGAGGCGGTAAGATTTAAGCTTCAGGTGGAGATGGAAAATACTTCCGCTATCGAAGCATATCACAAGAGTGGATATGGGATGTCCGAATATCGTCTTATGACCAAAGAAATGGATAAGAATTAA
- a CDS encoding DUF5058 family protein, with the protein MSILNQLNSIPMYAICGCIVAFVAIVCIIFLVRAYRAGKAIGMDTTNMNRAIISSITFSILPSVGILLGVIALSGCLGTPWPWLRLSVIGALHYETQIAEAAAEQVGMSSLSAAEMTPTAFTTIALLMSVCIIWGMVLSIFFNKKYTRKLSDQKNSSGAGFGDMAMKAMFIGLVSTYVGRYLGQFVSENGVFTFTGDYIPIIVMIVSAVVMAVFTFFIEKKKVAWLDSFSLAGSMLLGMTAAVFVALL; encoded by the coding sequence ATGTCTATTTTGAATCAATTGAACAGCATACCAATGTATGCTATATGCGGATGCATTGTGGCATTTGTTGCAATTGTCTGTATCATTTTCCTTGTGCGGGCTTATCGGGCGGGAAAGGCAATCGGCATGGATACCACAAATATGAATCGGGCGATTATATCAAGTATCACCTTTTCCATACTGCCCAGTGTGGGAATTCTGCTTGGTGTGATTGCCTTGTCCGGTTGTCTGGGAACACCGTGGCCATGGCTTAGGTTATCGGTGATCGGTGCGCTTCATTATGAGACGCAGATTGCAGAGGCAGCGGCAGAGCAGGTAGGAATGTCATCCCTGTCCGCCGCGGAAATGACACCCACTGCCTTTACAACGATTGCGCTTCTGATGAGCGTATGCATCATCTGGGGAATGGTGCTTTCTATTTTCTTTAACAAAAAATACACCAGAAAACTCAGTGACCAGAAGAACAGTTCCGGGGCAGGATTTGGGGATATGGCCATGAAAGCAATGTTTATTGGTCTTGTCAGCACTTATGTGGGACGCTATCTGGGACAGTTTGTATCTGAAAATGGGGTATTTACATTTACCGGGGATTACATACCGATTATCGTTATGATTGTGTCGGCGGTTGTCATGGCAGTGTTTACGTTCTTTATCGAGAAAAAGAAAGTGGCCTGGCTGGACAGCTTTTCTCTGGCAGGAAGTATGCTACTTGGAATGACAGCAGCCGTATTTGTTGCGCTATTATAA
- a CDS encoding ATP-binding protein — MSNPFTLSFGKKPAQFISRITQTNEIVENFRADVPSNQIYMLTGVRGSGKTVMMTTVSNIIAEDNNWITLELNPARDLLQSLAAKLYGIPELHTLFLKAKFDFSAFGLGVSIENAAPVTDIETAISLMLGVLKEEGKRLLITIDEATNSDNIRVFASSFQIFLRQDYPVFLLMTGLYDNLYDLQNEKSLTFLYRAPKIVLDPLNYTAVKKHYMDIFGLSVQDAEYMALLTKGYPFAFQVLGYLYWENREHMTIEEILPEYDQYLEEYVYSKIWSEMSELDKKIVYEMSVSGETKIKNIREKLGMKSELFSVYRDRLKRKGVVNTQEYGHLSLALPRFDDFVKARLI, encoded by the coding sequence ATGAGCAATCCATTTACATTGTCATTCGGGAAAAAACCAGCACAGTTTATATCACGTATCACGCAGACAAATGAAATTGTTGAGAATTTCAGAGCAGATGTGCCATCGAATCAAATTTATATGCTTACCGGAGTCAGAGGTTCCGGTAAAACGGTGATGATGACAACTGTATCAAATATAATTGCAGAAGATAATAATTGGATTACGCTTGAACTCAATCCAGCCCGGGATCTTCTGCAAAGTCTTGCCGCAAAATTGTATGGAATTCCGGAGCTTCATACGCTTTTTTTGAAGGCAAAATTTGATTTTTCCGCATTTGGGCTGGGGGTATCCATTGAGAATGCAGCTCCTGTGACAGATATAGAAACGGCAATTTCCCTTATGCTGGGAGTGTTGAAAGAAGAGGGAAAACGTCTGCTCATTACCATAGATGAAGCCACCAATAGTGATAACATACGGGTATTTGCCAGCTCTTTCCAGATATTCCTCAGGCAGGATTACCCTGTATTTCTTTTGATGACCGGTCTCTATGACAATCTCTACGATTTGCAGAATGAGAAATCCCTCACCTTTTTGTATCGTGCACCCAAAATAGTGCTGGATCCTCTCAATTATACGGCAGTTAAGAAGCATTACATGGACATTTTCGGGTTAAGCGTACAGGATGCAGAATATATGGCACTTCTGACAAAAGGTTATCCATTTGCATTTCAGGTTCTGGGGTATCTTTATTGGGAGAACAGAGAGCATATGACCATTGAAGAAATTCTCCCTGAGTATGACCAGTATCTCGAAGAATATGTTTACAGCAAAATCTGGTCAGAAATGTCGGAGCTGGATAAAAAAATTGTTTACGAAATGTCGGTTAGTGGGGAAACAAAGATAAAAAATATTCGGGAAAAACTTGGAATGAAGTCAGAATTATTTTCCGTATATCGTGACCGGTTAAAAAGAAAAGGGGTTGTCAATACGCAGGAATATGGACATTTGTCACTGGCACTACCCCGGTTTGATGACTTCGTGAAGGCTCGCCTGATTTAA
- a CDS encoding M20/M25/M40 family metallo-hydrolase, with product MKYLLLIPVLIIALLLIAVLHTLMTPSKKSDYVPKEDEKETLRLAKKLSRMIQCDTTSYPHVADRERFLQFHQLLEELFPLVHNHLEKTEIDGNLLYYWKGKSSKKPILLMSHQDVVPAEGTWTHEPFSGDIADGKVWGRGAADTKCSLMAFFEAVEQLLAENYVPEMDVYLASSCTEEWAGDGAPKIVKELQNRGVELFLVCDEGGGIITEPIGGIPGNFAMVGVFEKGKADVKFTARSTGGHASAPAQNTPIARLASFVNEMEHHSPFKKKILPEVAAMFKTLAPYASFGLKFVLGNLWLFGPLLKVVLPKISAQAGAMLKTTIAFTKQSGSDAYNVIPQEATLGANMRFIPHQGEKESLELVEKVAKKHGLKTEVLYSNDYSKPVDLNGEAFQVVMHVIDETFPGLAASPYVVTGATDAFVYQQVCKSCIRFAPVIYGPEQMKGMHGLDENIEYDCLPGAVRFYQNLIKFHGRCQ from the coding sequence ATGAAATATTTATTGTTAATACCTGTTCTGATCATTGCTTTACTGCTCATCGCCGTACTGCATACGCTGATGACACCGTCAAAAAAATCGGATTATGTTCCGAAGGAGGATGAAAAAGAAACCCTTCGTCTGGCGAAAAAACTGTCCAGAATGATTCAGTGTGACACCACCTCATACCCTCATGTAGCGGACAGAGAACGATTTTTACAGTTCCACCAGCTATTGGAAGAGCTTTTCCCTCTGGTGCACAACCATCTGGAAAAAACAGAGATTGACGGCAATCTGCTCTACTACTGGAAGGGGAAAAGCAGTAAAAAACCAATTCTTCTGATGAGTCATCAGGATGTTGTTCCGGCAGAGGGAACCTGGACACACGAACCATTTTCGGGAGATATTGCCGATGGTAAGGTGTGGGGCAGAGGTGCTGCAGACACGAAGTGCTCACTGATGGCATTTTTTGAGGCTGTGGAACAATTGCTGGCAGAAAATTATGTGCCGGAAATGGATGTGTATCTGGCTTCCTCCTGCACAGAGGAATGGGCCGGTGATGGCGCACCAAAGATTGTAAAAGAACTGCAAAACCGTGGTGTTGAGCTTTTCCTTGTATGTGATGAGGGTGGTGGAATCATTACGGAGCCAATCGGCGGAATTCCAGGCAACTTTGCCATGGTAGGTGTATTTGAAAAGGGTAAGGCAGATGTGAAATTTACTGCAAGAAGTACCGGTGGACATGCAAGCGCCCCGGCGCAAAATACACCAATTGCAAGGCTGGCCTCCTTCGTAAATGAGATGGAGCATCATTCACCATTCAAAAAGAAAATACTGCCGGAAGTGGCTGCAATGTTTAAAACTCTCGCACCATACGCATCCTTTGGGTTGAAATTTGTGTTGGGAAATCTATGGCTGTTTGGACCACTGTTAAAGGTGGTGCTTCCAAAAATCAGTGCACAGGCCGGCGCAATGCTGAAAACGACCATTGCATTTACCAAACAGTCCGGTTCCGATGCGTACAATGTGATTCCGCAGGAGGCAACCCTTGGTGCCAATATGCGTTTTATCCCGCATCAGGGCGAGAAGGAAAGTCTGGAGCTTGTGGAAAAAGTTGCAAAGAAGCATGGTCTGAAGACCGAGGTGCTTTATTCCAATGATTATTCCAAGCCGGTGGATCTGAATGGAGAGGCATTCCAAGTGGTGATGCATGTGATTGACGAGACATTTCCGGGACTGGCAGCAAGTCCTTATGTGGTGACGGGAGCTACGGATGCCTTTGTTTACCAGCAGGTCTGCAAAAGCTGTATCCGTTTTGCACCGGTGATCTACGGACCTGAGCAGATGAAGGGCATGCATGGACTGGATGAAAATATTGAGTATGACTGTCTTCCGGGAGCAGTTCGCTTTTATCAGAATTTGATAAAATTCCACGGACGATGCCAATGA